A window of the Chloroflexus sp. Y-396-1 genome harbors these coding sequences:
- the hypB gene encoding hydrogenase nickel incorporation protein HypB, producing the protein MSYETKRLIEIRQGVLSKNDQLAAELRSRFHAAGVTVVNLLSSPGAGKTSLLEATMRAMLAECRVAALVGDLATDNDARRLARSGGLVRQIQTGDMCHLEADIVARHLADWDLNQIDLLFIENVGNLVCPAGYDLGEAARVVLLSTTEGEDKPLKYPATFATADAILLTKMDLAGPVGFDRAMAEENIRAVNPLAPIIATSARSETGLQEWMAWLREQMQARHKGTKTIA; encoded by the coding sequence ATGAGCTACGAAACAAAACGCTTAATTGAGATACGTCAGGGAGTGTTGAGCAAGAATGATCAACTCGCTGCTGAGTTACGATCTCGCTTTCACGCTGCGGGTGTAACGGTAGTTAACCTCCTTTCTAGCCCCGGTGCGGGTAAGACGAGCTTACTTGAAGCGACGATGCGGGCCATGCTGGCGGAATGCCGTGTTGCTGCATTGGTCGGTGATTTGGCGACTGATAACGATGCTCGACGGTTGGCGCGCAGTGGTGGTCTGGTGCGTCAGATTCAGACCGGTGATATGTGTCATCTCGAAGCTGACATCGTGGCCCGTCATCTGGCCGATTGGGATCTCAACCAGATCGATCTGCTGTTTATCGAAAATGTTGGGAATCTTGTCTGTCCTGCCGGTTATGACCTCGGTGAGGCGGCGCGAGTTGTTTTATTGTCAACTACCGAGGGTGAAGATAAACCGTTGAAGTACCCTGCCACGTTTGCAACTGCTGATGCCATTTTGTTGACCAAGATGGACCTGGCCGGGCCGGTTGGGTTTGATCGGGCAATGGCTGAGGAGAATATTCGGGCAGTGAACCCATTGGCACCCATTATTGCTACCTCGGCCCGCAGTGAAACCGGTTTGCAGGAGTGGATGGCGTGGCTGCGCGAACAGATGCAAGCGCGACACAAGGGTACCAAGACGATTGCATAG
- the hypA gene encoding hydrogenase maturation nickel metallochaperone HypA → MHELSIAYNIVNIATKAAQEAGAEQISAVHVRIGALSGVVADALRFSFAIAAEGTPLANAELIIEEVPVVVFCPECRAEVTLPNPRLFRCPSCHRPCGQIVHGRELELVALETP, encoded by the coding sequence ATGCACGAATTATCGATTGCATACAATATCGTCAACATTGCTACCAAAGCAGCTCAGGAAGCAGGTGCTGAACAGATCAGTGCTGTTCATGTACGCATCGGTGCGTTATCTGGTGTAGTTGCCGATGCCTTGCGCTTCAGTTTCGCAATTGCCGCCGAGGGTACCCCACTGGCGAACGCCGAACTGATCATTGAAGAGGTACCGGTAGTAGTTTTTTGTCCTGAATGTCGTGCTGAAGTGACATTGCCCAATCCACGACTGTTTCGCTGTCCATCGTGTCATCGTCCTTGTGGGCAGATCGTTCATGGTCGTGAATTAGAACTGGTTGCCCTGGAGACACCATGA
- a CDS encoding DUF1641 domain-containing protein — protein MTSNGATTTSRTDRSLNASALLERLNEPQTAAALHLLLDKAELLAFSVSAVDSLLQRGETIADNVAASVHELRAALPEDGGHLTTQLIRLSRTLPQLTDTVEQLAALTAQPAFQRLLTTLTKPEVLAALERLLAHSELLSFLVSALDHLLARGDELTENIRSSIEEMRNVMVAQSVTPTQLIDAMVTFLPYFPRLVAVAPNFIEVIERIEPFIASEEFDALLDSGVFDPETVRLVGEAGDAFVASRKELRQSPKAVGVLGLLKALRDPDVQRAAALIVEFGRRFGRSLK, from the coding sequence ATGACTAGCAATGGCGCTACAACCACCAGTCGTACCGATCGTTCGCTGAACGCCAGTGCATTACTCGAACGACTCAACGAACCGCAGACGGCGGCTGCACTCCACCTCTTGCTCGACAAAGCTGAGCTTCTAGCTTTCTCGGTGAGCGCAGTTGATAGCCTGTTACAACGTGGTGAAACTATCGCCGACAATGTGGCCGCCAGCGTTCACGAGTTGCGCGCTGCCTTGCCTGAAGATGGTGGTCATCTGACGACGCAGCTTATCCGATTGTCGCGCACGCTTCCCCAACTTACCGATACCGTCGAGCAGTTGGCTGCACTGACAGCACAACCTGCGTTTCAACGTCTTCTGACGACTCTGACCAAACCTGAAGTCCTGGCCGCACTCGAGCGCCTGCTGGCTCACAGCGAGTTACTCTCCTTCCTGGTAAGCGCCCTCGATCACCTGTTGGCCCGTGGTGATGAGCTGACCGAGAATATCCGCAGTTCGATTGAAGAGATGCGGAACGTTATGGTAGCCCAGTCGGTGACGCCGACCCAACTTATCGATGCAATGGTTACCTTCTTGCCCTATTTCCCCCGGTTAGTCGCCGTGGCGCCGAACTTTATTGAGGTGATTGAGCGCATCGAACCATTTATCGCCTCGGAAGAATTCGATGCCCTCCTGGATTCGGGCGTGTTCGATCCAGAAACGGTGCGCCTAGTGGGCGAAGCGGGCGATGCCTTCGTTGCCAGTCGCAAAGAGTTACGGCAGTCGCCGAAAGCAGTGGGCGTGTTGGGGTTGCTGAAGGCACTTCGTGATCCCGATGTCCAGCGCGCCGCTGCCCTGATAGTTGAATTCGGTCGTCGCTTTGGCCGTTCGCTGAAGTAA
- the hypF gene encoding carbamoyltransferase HypF, with product MKGETAHPQQRRWRVSVHGIVQGVGFRPFVFGLAERWRLTGFVRNDSNGVTIEVEGEEQALQSFVQALRTEAPPLARIEQLRVEPLALVGDKEFVITASQAQPQRRTLIAPDTATCADCLREITDPHDRRYRYAFTNCTNCGPRFTIVLDVPYDRINTTMRDFPLCQQCQAEYNDPRDRRFHAQPTACPACGPRLQWSAGDTDDPIAAAARAIADGQIVAVKGLGGYHLACAADDEAAVRRLRQRKQREARPLALMVRDETVAEQLCQIDPVAHTLLTSPARPIVLLPRRPTAPVAPSVAPGMQTLGVMLPYTPLHYLLLNEYAEIIAPGRVAAIVLTSGNLSDEPIAYEDDDAFTRLAPIADAFLSHNRPIHIRCDDSVVRIAAGGPLIIRRSRGYAPAPITLATALPCSILACGGHLKNTFALGRGREVFLSHHIGDLENLPTLRSFHEGIVHFQRLFGITPEVVAYDLHPGYLATQAALAMPIERKIGVQHHHAHIAAVLAEYGLDGPVIGLAADGSGYGADGTVWGGEILIATCATYTRVGHVRHLILPGGEQAVRQPWRIAAAALSQIYGTHFWQMDIPFTRQLDRTTWTVLARMIERKLNSPLTSSLGRLFDATAVLVGLGQIARYEGELAILLEQIADWQQPPYPMPIEESATPDTPFTLDGLALLSALVDDLRQSVPPAAIAGRVHQGIAHGLWLACRRARDEYGLTTVALSGGVFQNVLLLELLAELLRNDGFTVLLPRLVPPNDGGLAFGQIAVAGACVG from the coding sequence ATGAAAGGCGAAACTGCGCATCCACAGCAACGACGCTGGCGGGTAAGCGTCCACGGGATTGTTCAAGGAGTTGGTTTTCGGCCATTCGTGTTTGGGTTGGCCGAACGCTGGCGGTTAACCGGTTTTGTGCGTAACGACAGTAACGGGGTCACGATAGAAGTAGAAGGCGAAGAGCAGGCGCTACAGTCATTCGTACAGGCGTTACGTACCGAAGCGCCGCCGTTGGCTCGGATAGAGCAATTACGGGTCGAACCACTGGCACTGGTTGGCGACAAGGAGTTTGTGATTACCGCTAGTCAGGCCCAACCTCAGCGTCGCACGCTCATTGCACCGGATACAGCCACCTGTGCCGATTGCCTGCGTGAGATCACCGATCCGCATGACCGTCGCTACCGTTATGCCTTCACCAACTGCACCAATTGCGGCCCCCGCTTCACGATCGTTCTTGATGTGCCTTACGACCGCATCAATACCACGATGCGCGATTTTCCGCTCTGTCAACAGTGTCAGGCGGAATACAACGATCCACGTGACCGGCGCTTCCACGCCCAACCAACCGCTTGTCCGGCTTGCGGCCCTCGTCTCCAGTGGTCGGCAGGTGACACCGATGATCCAATCGCTGCCGCTGCAAGAGCAATCGCTGATGGGCAGATCGTCGCAGTCAAAGGCCTGGGAGGCTACCATCTGGCCTGCGCAGCCGATGATGAAGCGGCGGTGAGGCGGTTACGGCAACGAAAGCAACGTGAGGCACGCCCACTGGCACTGATGGTCCGTGATGAAACGGTGGCAGAGCAGCTCTGCCAGATCGATCCGGTAGCTCACACCTTACTTACCAGCCCGGCGCGCCCGATTGTGCTTCTTCCCCGCCGACCAACTGCACCAGTTGCACCATCAGTTGCGCCGGGGATGCAGACATTGGGTGTGATGTTGCCCTATACGCCACTGCACTATCTCTTACTTAACGAATACGCCGAGATTATCGCGCCAGGGCGGGTTGCAGCAATTGTGTTAACCAGTGGTAATCTGAGCGATGAACCAATCGCTTACGAGGACGATGATGCGTTCACCCGACTGGCGCCAATTGCCGATGCCTTTCTGAGTCACAACCGACCCATTCACATCCGCTGTGATGATAGCGTAGTGCGGATAGCCGCAGGTGGGCCGCTCATCATTCGTCGCTCACGGGGCTACGCACCGGCACCGATCACATTGGCTACAGCCTTGCCCTGTTCGATCCTTGCTTGCGGGGGTCATCTCAAGAACACGTTCGCGCTTGGACGTGGTCGTGAAGTCTTCCTCAGTCACCATATTGGCGATCTGGAGAATCTCCCCACATTACGCTCATTCCACGAAGGGATCGTCCATTTTCAACGATTATTCGGCATAACACCAGAGGTTGTTGCTTACGATCTGCATCCGGGCTATCTGGCTACCCAGGCGGCATTAGCAATGCCGATAGAGCGAAAGATTGGCGTGCAGCATCACCACGCTCACATTGCTGCCGTTCTTGCAGAATATGGACTGGATGGGCCGGTCATTGGGCTGGCAGCCGATGGCAGTGGCTACGGAGCTGATGGTACAGTGTGGGGTGGCGAGATATTAATCGCGACCTGCGCTACGTATACGCGGGTTGGTCATGTGCGTCATTTGATCCTACCGGGCGGTGAACAGGCGGTACGTCAGCCATGGCGGATTGCGGCAGCAGCACTCTCCCAAATATACGGCACTCATTTCTGGCAGATGGACATACCATTCACGCGCCAACTTGATCGCACCACCTGGACAGTATTGGCTCGTATGATTGAACGAAAACTAAATAGCCCGCTAACCTCAAGTCTGGGACGATTATTCGATGCAACAGCAGTATTGGTAGGGCTTGGTCAGATTGCTCGTTACGAAGGCGAGTTAGCGATATTGCTCGAACAGATCGCCGATTGGCAACAACCTCCATATCCAATGCCAATCGAGGAGTCAGCAACTCCTGATACTCCGTTTACTCTTGATGGGTTGGCACTGCTATCGGCGCTGGTTGACGATCTGCGGCAGAGTGTTCCGCCAGCGGCTATTGCCGGGCGGGTTCATCAGGGGATTGCTCACGGCTTATGGCTGGCCTGCCGGCGAGCGCGTGATGAATATGGTCTGACAACAGTTGCGCTCAGTGGTGGGGTGTTTCAGAATGTGCTTCTACTCGAACTACTTGCCGAGTTGTTACGCAACGATGGGTTTACTGTGCTCCTCCCACGGCTAGTGCCACCTAACGATGGTGGCTTGGCATTCGGTCAGATTGCCGTAGCCGGGGCTTGCGTAGGCTGA
- the def gene encoding peptide deformylase, producing MAIRRILRIDDAEDRKILKMQCRPVKLPDRNLKQLVADMFETMRAAHGVGLAAPQIGIPIQLCIIELPAEYEEHPDGSVVEITPAKPYVLINPRIVKMSDEEVMRDEGCLSLPGWYGLVPRQTWVTVEFQDLNGKHHRLRRADDLLGWAIQHEVDHLHGILFTERIRDLSTLRDITKEREPQPAG from the coding sequence ATGGCTATTCGAAGAATTTTACGGATTGATGACGCCGAGGATCGCAAAATCCTGAAAATGCAGTGCCGTCCGGTCAAGCTCCCTGACCGTAATCTCAAGCAACTGGTAGCTGACATGTTCGAGACAATGCGTGCTGCACACGGCGTAGGATTGGCTGCACCGCAAATTGGCATTCCCATCCAGCTTTGTATTATCGAGCTTCCTGCCGAGTATGAGGAACATCCAGACGGCAGTGTTGTTGAGATAACCCCTGCAAAACCATACGTTCTTATCAACCCGCGGATCGTCAAGATGAGCGATGAAGAGGTGATGCGCGACGAAGGGTGTCTCAGTCTACCCGGTTGGTATGGATTGGTACCGCGCCAGACATGGGTGACCGTCGAATTTCAGGATTTAAATGGCAAACATCACCGGTTACGCCGCGCCGATGATTTGTTGGGGTGGGCGATCCAACATGAAGTCGATCACTTACACGGCATTTTGTTTACTGAACGAATTCGTGACCTGAGCACGCTGCGCGATATTACCAAAGAACGTGAGCCACAACCGGCTGGATAA
- a CDS encoding HD domain-containing protein encodes MQTSDLVNKALLFAAQAHNGQLRPGSTLPYLVHLSDVALEVATTLMVEPGYDPTLALCCALLHDVLEDTNIDEATLEAHFGPAIVGGVRALTKDPSLPSSEQMIDSLHRIQQQPREVWLVKLADRISNLSTPPPAHWSPERISAYCTEAELILTTLSPASPYLATRLRSRIDQYRKMTGVS; translated from the coding sequence ATGCAGACATCCGACCTTGTCAACAAAGCTCTTCTCTTTGCTGCGCAGGCCCACAATGGTCAGCTTCGACCTGGTAGTACGCTGCCTTATCTCGTGCATCTGAGCGATGTCGCACTCGAAGTTGCAACCACATTGATGGTCGAACCAGGGTACGATCCAACATTAGCCCTTTGCTGTGCCCTGCTCCACGATGTGCTCGAAGATACGAACATCGATGAGGCAACGCTGGAAGCCCATTTTGGGCCAGCGATTGTTGGTGGTGTTCGTGCCCTTACCAAAGATCCGTCACTCCCATCGAGTGAACAAATGATCGATAGTCTGCACCGTATTCAACAGCAACCTCGTGAGGTTTGGTTGGTGAAACTCGCCGATCGGATCAGTAACCTGTCAACTCCACCTCCTGCCCATTGGTCGCCAGAGCGGATTAGTGCTTACTGCACTGAAGCTGAGTTGATCCTCACCACACTTAGCCCAGCAAGTCCATACCTGGCAACTCGTTTGCGCAGCCGGATCGACCAGTACCGAAAAATGACAGGTGTATCTTGA
- a CDS encoding RpiB/LacA/LacB family sugar-phosphate isomerase has protein sequence MRIAVGSDEQNYVTDALIAELKQRGHELILFGPLAGNTDPWPDVGRAVGEAVATGRADQGIVCCYTGTGVSIAANKVPGVRAALCHDAQTAVGARKWNDANVLALSLRTTTPEIAREILDAWFATECPPEERATIERLKDVERTSN, from the coding sequence ATGCGGATTGCCGTAGGGAGCGATGAACAGAACTACGTTACCGACGCCTTAATCGCCGAACTGAAACAGCGTGGTCATGAACTTATCCTGTTTGGGCCGCTTGCCGGTAACACCGATCCATGGCCCGACGTAGGACGAGCCGTTGGCGAAGCCGTTGCTACTGGACGGGCCGACCAGGGTATTGTTTGTTGCTATACTGGTACCGGTGTCAGTATCGCTGCCAACAAAGTACCTGGGGTGCGTGCTGCGCTATGCCACGACGCCCAAACTGCGGTCGGCGCCCGCAAGTGGAACGACGCAAACGTGCTAGCCCTTAGCCTGCGGACAACCACGCCGGAGATCGCCCGTGAAATCCTCGATGCCTGGTTTGCTACAGAATGTCCACCAGAAGAACGGGCAACCATTGAGCGCTTAAAGGACGTTGAACGAACGTCGAACTAG
- a CDS encoding SDR family oxidoreductase yields the protein MQGKTVIVTGANSGIGYVTARELAKMGARVMMVCRSQSKGEAARQRIAQEATGAPPELVLADFASLNSVRRAASELLERCPRIDVLVNNAGIFVSEPLASADGYELTFAVNHLAPFLLTNLLLDRIVASAPARIVNVSSFAHVAGKIMIPQIASPQRPNISQAYSDSKLCNILFTNELARRLQGSGVTANSLHPGAVATNFAADARGLFAFFFRLARPFMLSPEQGAETSIYLASSPEVEGVSGVYFVRKKPAQPSAAAQDAALARRLWEFSEQLVREKVVAV from the coding sequence ATGCAAGGAAAAACCGTCATCGTGACCGGCGCCAATTCTGGAATCGGGTATGTCACGGCACGCGAGCTGGCCAAAATGGGAGCACGAGTGATGATGGTCTGCCGCTCACAGAGCAAGGGTGAAGCGGCCCGTCAACGTATCGCGCAGGAAGCTACCGGAGCGCCGCCGGAACTGGTACTTGCTGATTTCGCCTCACTGAACTCCGTGCGTCGGGCAGCCAGTGAGTTGCTTGAACGTTGTCCTCGCATTGATGTTCTGGTCAACAATGCTGGCATCTTCGTTTCAGAACCGCTTGCCAGCGCCGACGGCTATGAACTGACCTTCGCTGTCAATCATCTGGCGCCGTTCTTGCTCACCAACCTATTACTCGACCGCATTGTTGCCAGCGCACCAGCGCGCATTGTCAACGTCTCTTCATTTGCCCACGTAGCCGGCAAGATTATGATCCCGCAGATCGCCTCTCCCCAACGACCAAACATCTCCCAGGCCTACAGCGACTCGAAGTTGTGCAACATCCTCTTCACCAACGAACTGGCACGGCGGTTGCAAGGAAGCGGAGTGACTGCGAACAGTCTCCATCCGGGTGCAGTTGCGACCAACTTTGCCGCTGATGCACGTGGTCTGTTTGCATTTTTCTTCCGACTTGCCCGACCTTTCATGCTCTCACCAGAACAGGGAGCGGAAACATCGATCTATCTGGCGTCATCACCAGAAGTTGAAGGTGTCAGTGGCGTCTACTTTGTACGCAAAAAACCAGCCCAACCATCAGCCGCTGCGCAGGATGCGGCCCTCGCCAGACGACTGTGGGAGTTTAGTGAACAACTGGTACGCGAAAAGGTCGTCGCCGTCTAG
- a CDS encoding HD domain-containing phosphohydrolase, producing MQGQPYHVLVIDDDPNVRDILSNLLKRERCVVRTAESGLSGIAAARAELPDLILLDVMMPDLDGFSVCRMLRDDPLTAEVPIIMITALDDRSSRLEGVKAGADEFLSKPVELSELRLRVRTMQRINRYRRLIEERERAAAQERLLTEQARQAAQAIAEAYDQTLIGWSRALDLRDKETEGHSQRVAQLTLAVAQALNIPPEEQINMWRGAMLHDIGKIGVPDSILHKPGPLTEEEWEIMRCHTTYAYELLSPIAYLRPAIDIPYCHHEKWDGTGYPRGLRGEQIPLAARIFALVDVWDALTNDRPYRKAWSREQAYQYIRDQKGKHFDPNLVDLFLSIAAPDLVKAAERQVAGEDEA from the coding sequence ATGCAAGGTCAACCATATCATGTGTTGGTCATCGATGATGACCCTAACGTGCGCGATATTCTAAGTAATCTGCTCAAACGCGAACGTTGTGTAGTGCGAACCGCCGAATCAGGTCTGAGCGGGATAGCCGCTGCACGCGCAGAATTGCCCGATCTGATCCTCCTCGACGTAATGATGCCCGATCTCGATGGGTTCAGCGTCTGTCGAATGTTGCGTGATGATCCGCTGACGGCTGAAGTACCTATCATTATGATTACAGCACTTGATGATCGATCATCACGGCTAGAAGGGGTCAAAGCAGGCGCCGATGAATTTCTCTCAAAACCGGTTGAATTAAGCGAACTCCGTCTGCGTGTGCGCACAATGCAGCGTATTAATCGCTATCGACGCCTTATTGAAGAACGCGAGCGAGCTGCCGCGCAGGAACGTTTACTGACCGAACAGGCCCGCCAGGCAGCGCAGGCTATTGCTGAGGCGTATGATCAGACGTTAATCGGATGGTCACGTGCACTCGATCTGCGCGATAAAGAGACTGAAGGTCATTCACAACGTGTTGCCCAACTCACCCTGGCTGTTGCCCAGGCATTGAATATTCCGCCCGAAGAACAAATCAACATGTGGCGCGGCGCTATGCTGCACGACATTGGCAAGATTGGGGTGCCCGACTCCATTTTACACAAACCAGGCCCATTGACCGAAGAGGAATGGGAAATTATGCGTTGCCATACCACCTACGCCTATGAACTGCTCTCACCGATTGCCTATCTGCGGCCGGCCATCGATATTCCCTACTGTCATCATGAGAAATGGGATGGAACCGGTTATCCGCGTGGGTTACGTGGAGAGCAAATCCCGCTGGCCGCCCGTATCTTCGCCCTCGTCGATGTATGGGATGCGCTAACCAATGATCGTCCTTACCGCAAGGCGTGGAGTCGCGAGCAGGCCTATCAGTACATTCGCGATCAAAAAGGGAAGCATTTTGATCCAAACCTGGTTGATCTCTTTCTCTCAATTGCTGCACCCGATCTGGTAAAGGCTGCTGAGCGGCAGGTAGCAGGCGAAGACGAAGCGTGA
- a CDS encoding SH3 domain-containing protein, with protein MSDKQERQAGATDPQLGRGAVRQRETPRTERLDATSASPAWRPSRPNRGMINRNNMWHVVPRWLQQRGWPYVVVAFVLLLSIALLLLWYLRDDRREVPLGTPTDTSLQPGIIIPTQSTDETNTSVPSPAPTPAPRFFVVVNTGGQGLFLRPEPNRNNAPITTLPDGTRLEQIGEDVPGPDFVWRPVRTPDGLEGYVAVDFLAPSQ; from the coding sequence ATGAGTGATAAACAGGAACGGCAGGCTGGTGCTACCGATCCACAATTAGGAAGAGGTGCAGTTCGTCAGCGCGAAACACCGCGTACTGAACGTCTGGACGCGACATCAGCTTCTCCGGCGTGGCGACCATCGCGGCCCAATCGAGGTATGATTAACCGGAATAATATGTGGCACGTAGTTCCCCGTTGGCTACAGCAACGGGGCTGGCCCTATGTCGTTGTTGCATTTGTGCTCTTGTTGTCGATTGCATTACTCTTGCTGTGGTACCTACGCGACGATCGGCGTGAAGTTCCTCTTGGGACACCGACAGATACATCCCTCCAGCCTGGCATCATCATTCCGACCCAATCAACGGATGAAACGAACACTTCCGTCCCGTCACCGGCACCAACACCAGCACCGCGCTTCTTTGTGGTCGTTAATACCGGTGGTCAGGGGTTATTCCTGCGACCAGAACCAAATCGGAATAATGCACCGATTACCACTTTGCCCGATGGAACTCGACTTGAGCAGATCGGTGAAGATGTTCCCGGACCTGATTTTGTCTGGCGTCCGGTACGTACTCCTGATGGTTTGGAAGGGTACGTCGCGGTCGATTTTCTTGCGCCGAGTCAATAA
- a CDS encoding DUF3445 domain-containing protein encodes MVESWPFHPFAIPSLPVLRVGAYPLHGAPVFHVDPDHYHAELALKRALLAADHSYYVQAYPESLPAQWELLVWGVEELARSYPQWFYVEQRDTELHWENRLCGETAIIRVGKELGLWPIDWLGRQVQEDLLLIAVDEAAGHPLIAGQLCFPNRWCLADKMGLPMAMIHGPVPGFNAHLAASTNQLIARLQPQRPVWRRNWSLVVLPDLDLSPRLGALDRQKAAITAENAGEKVFYRVERQTLVRMVRHPVVLFTVRTYVVALAELTTDPQWAAALARMLRQLDPSILDYKGVTPYLHPLLAYLDRQAMSGLE; translated from the coding sequence ATGGTTGAATCCTGGCCATTTCATCCATTCGCTATTCCCTCATTGCCGGTCTTGCGAGTTGGGGCTTATCCACTACACGGGGCACCGGTCTTTCACGTTGATCCTGACCACTACCATGCAGAGTTGGCGTTGAAGCGGGCACTACTAGCTGCCGATCATTCGTATTACGTACAGGCATACCCGGAAAGTCTGCCTGCCCAATGGGAATTACTAGTATGGGGCGTTGAGGAGCTGGCCCGTTCTTATCCGCAATGGTTTTACGTAGAGCAACGTGATACCGAACTGCATTGGGAAAATCGCCTGTGCGGTGAAACGGCCATCATTCGCGTTGGTAAGGAACTCGGTCTTTGGCCGATTGATTGGTTGGGGCGGCAGGTACAAGAGGATCTTTTGTTAATTGCAGTGGATGAAGCTGCCGGTCATCCGCTGATTGCCGGTCAGCTTTGTTTTCCTAATCGCTGGTGTCTTGCCGACAAGATGGGCTTACCGATGGCAATGATACACGGGCCGGTACCCGGTTTTAATGCGCACCTAGCAGCGTCAACCAATCAACTGATAGCTCGTTTGCAGCCACAACGTCCGGTTTGGCGGCGCAACTGGTCGCTGGTCGTCCTACCGGATCTCGATCTTTCACCGCGTCTTGGCGCATTGGATCGGCAAAAGGCGGCAATTACGGCTGAAAATGCTGGTGAGAAGGTTTTTTATCGGGTTGAACGACAGACGCTGGTTCGTATGGTGCGTCACCCGGTTGTTCTCTTTACCGTGCGCACGTATGTTGTTGCTTTAGCCGAATTGACTACCGATCCACAATGGGCGGCAGCGCTGGCGCGTATGCTACGGCAGCTCGATCCGTCAATACTGGATTACAAAGGGGTGACACCTTATCTGCATCCGTTGCTAGCGTATTTGGATCGACAGGCGATGAGTGGTCTTGAGTGA
- the mmuM gene encoding homocysteine S-methyltransferase gives MNPLANALTQRRLLILDGALATELERRGCDLNDPLWSAKVLIENPSLIQAVHADYVAVGADVVITASYQATIPGFVARGFSIDQAVVLLQRSVELARAARDQFWADPANRIDRIRPLVAASIGPYGAFLHDGSEYRGNYDLSIRELMAFHRPRMAALAAAQPDLFACETIPCLDEARALVALLAEFPQYTAWISFSARDGQHNAQGESIAECVAEIATHPQVVAVGINCTAPRFLPDLIQTIRGVTSKPIVVYPNSGETYDPVAQCWIGSTEIDDFAAQARQWYAAGARIIGGCCRTTPEHIRALAIWAAHEVRYG, from the coding sequence ATGAACCCCCTAGCGAATGCCCTTACCCAACGTCGGTTGCTGATCCTTGATGGTGCGCTGGCGACAGAGCTAGAGCGGCGTGGTTGCGATCTTAATGATCCACTCTGGTCGGCAAAGGTGTTGATCGAAAACCCATCGTTGATCCAGGCTGTTCATGCCGACTATGTTGCCGTAGGCGCCGATGTCGTCATTACTGCCAGCTATCAGGCGACCATCCCTGGTTTTGTGGCACGCGGGTTTTCGATTGATCAGGCCGTCGTGCTGTTACAGCGTTCAGTAGAGCTAGCACGTGCTGCACGTGATCAGTTTTGGGCTGATCCGGCAAATCGGATTGATCGGATCCGGCCACTCGTCGCCGCTTCGATTGGCCCTTATGGTGCATTTTTGCACGATGGTTCAGAGTATCGTGGTAACTACGACCTATCTATCCGTGAATTGATGGCATTTCATCGCCCACGCATGGCGGCGCTAGCTGCGGCTCAGCCCGATCTCTTTGCCTGTGAAACGATACCGTGCCTTGACGAAGCACGGGCATTGGTTGCGCTGTTAGCCGAATTTCCCCAATATACTGCGTGGATCAGCTTTAGCGCACGTGACGGGCAGCATAACGCGCAAGGCGAATCGATTGCCGAATGCGTTGCGGAAATTGCTACGCATCCGCAAGTTGTAGCGGTTGGTATTAATTGTACAGCACCTCGATTTCTACCCGATTTGATACAGACAATTCGTGGAGTTACGTCTAAACCGATTGTCGTCTATCCCAATTCAGGCGAGACTTACGATCCAGTGGCACAATGCTGGATCGGGTCAACCGAGATTGATGACTTTGCAGCACAGGCCCGCCAGTGGTACGCAGCCGGAGCACGAATCATTGGTGGTTGCTGTCGAACCACACCTGAACACATTCGTGCTCTGGCTATCTGGGCTGCCCATGAGGTTCGCTATGGTTGA